The DNA window TGAAACTGACAAAGAGTGCAGTCAGCAGGCTATCGAATTAATCAAAGTGCACGGTGTGCGTTACTCCGTATATAACGTCAAAGAGTCGGGTGACTTGCGAAGAGTTGCAGACTTAGTCGATACCCCACAAACCATTACAGTATTAACCAAAGACCAAATTGAAGAGTCGGGTAAAACAGACTTAAAGGAAATCCTAGCGGCGCAAGCTGGGGTAACATTAGGTACGGGTGAGAATGGTAACGCCTTTGGTGACCGTTATATTATTCGTGGTCACGAGGCGCGCTCGGACGTTTTCGTTGATGGTTTGCGTGACCCAGGCATGACCACCCGCGAAAGCTTTGCAACGCAGCAAGTTGAAATTACTAAAGGCCCCAGCTCCACTTTCGCCGGCAGAGGATCATCGGGCGGCGCCGTGAATAGCATTACCAAAAAAGCCTCAACGGCCTATGACTTTGGGCGCGTTGACTTGAGTGTTGGCACTGATGATCACCACAGAATAGTGGTGGACTACAACACGCCTATCGCAACTAATTTAGCCACCCGAATCAACTTATTAAGTACCGAAGAAGACGCTCCAAATAGAAATGGTATTGGCCGCAGCAGACAGGGTGCATTGCTATCAGGTCTCTATGATAATACCGATGATTTGCGCGTTTACTCCGATTTTTATTACTTAAAAGCCGAGGATACGCCCGACCTAGGCAGTTACCTCGACAGCGATACAAAAACTCCGGTTGAAGACATTCCAGTTTACGCACAAAGCAACGACTTCCTTGATTCTGAAGTGTTTGCTTTTACGCTTCGCACAGAATATGACATTAACGATAATCTCAAGTTTTTCAATGCTACCCGATACGGTGAAACCACCAATGGCTATTTATCAACCGGTGCTAACGGCAGTGTGCGCGCTGATGAAGACCCCTTCGCACCCGGCGGAAATACAATTGTGCTAAGTACGCATCAAGGCTGGCAGGAAGTAAAATACTTCGCCACTCAGTTCAACTTATTTTGGGATGTGAGCACCGGCAGTATCGATCACAAAGTACTGCTTGGCCTTGAATTTACCGACGAAAAAGTCGACAACGGATTCTATGACGTCAGCTATAACAACGAAACTAACTGCTTCACCTCAGGTCGCAGAGGCGTTAGCGCGGGCTACTGTTTACTTGATGAGTCTGGTGAGGTTTATCCAAATGCGAGTAACATTATTGGGCGTTCATTTGAAAAAGGTGACTCCGACGCCTTATTTTCAGCTAAAACCATAGCTGCTTACGTCATGGACACCGCTACAATCAACGAGCACTGGCAGGTGTTCTTTGGTTTACGCCAAGACACAATCGACTACAGCAACGATGTTGTTAGTAGAGGTGATGCAATTGACTATGCGTATAAAGATGATTTCTACAACGGACATTTAGGCTTGGTATACAGTATTTTTGACGACGCTAATATTTACGCAACTTACTCCACAGCAACGAATATCAACGGTGGCGAGTCGGACTTAGGCGCAAACTGCGGGTATGGTGGATTATGCGGTGACCCAGATCAAGCAGCAATGGCCGATCCGGAAACCGTTGAAAATATTGAATTTGGAACGAAGTGGTCAGTCTTAGACGAGAAGCTATTCATTGCCGCAGCATGGTTTCAATTAACCAAATACGACGTGATGGAAAGTGTAGGCGATGCTTATTCAACCTTAGGCACCTTAAATACCGGTAAGAACCGTGTTGATGGTATCGAATTAGCGATGAACGGTAATTTAACCGAGCAACTTAGTGTTCAAATCAGTGCTGCTAAAATGCGTTCGGAAGTGCTCACTTCAGTGGATGAAAGCAATGTTGGTCTTGAATTAAGTAACTTTGCGGGTGATAGTTTTTATATGCAGCTTCGCTACCAGTTAACTGACACATTCGCTTTTGGTGGTGACTTTACCTACAAGGGTGAAATGTATGGCGGACAACCCGATACCGCCGCGTCATATGATGCAACAAGAAATGAGTACAGCATTATTGTGCCAAATTACAGCGTGGTTAATTTATTCGCCAATTATACCGTGTCTGAAAATACCACCGTTCGCGTGAACATTGGCAACGTTGCTGATACTGAATACTGGACCGCTGCTTACAGATCTGGAGCATTCATGTATTTAGGCGATGCACGTTCAGCACGAGCCACCTTAACCTACGAGTTCTAACTAAACAGGAGCTATTTTAATGGTCTTGATTGAGCAGCTATTATCAAAAAAAGAAGTACATGAGTATCGGCAAACGCTTGATCAAGTGCCATGGAATGATGGCAAAGGAACTGCCATGGGTATGGCTGCATCAGTTAAGCTAAACGGTCAAGCTGATGCAAACCACCCTCAAGTTCAGGACCTAACAAATAAGCTGTTAGCAAAATTTGGGAGTACGCCCAAACTGATTTCCGCTGCACTTCCGCATCGCATTTTTCCACCTTGTTTTAACCGGTATTTAGAAGGTGAAACCTATGGTTTTCATGTCGATGCCGCGATTATGCGTATACCCAATAGCAATGAAGTACTGCGTTCAGATATGTCGATGACCACTTTTTTGTCAGAAGCGGATGAATATGAAGGCGGCGAACTGATCATTCAAACCGAGTTTGGTGAACAAAAAATTAAGCTCAATGCGGGTGATGCTGTTCTTTATCCATCCAGCAGTTTACATAAAGTTACGCCGGTAAGCAGCGGTATCAGAGTGGCGGCAATAACCTGGATGCAAAGCCTAGTGCCCAATGCACACATGCGAGAAACCTTATATTCACTCGACCAAAGCATTCAAGGCTTGCTGGCAAACCCTGCGGTTACTCGGGAGGAGCTCGATCGGCTACATCATGTTTATCACAATTTGATCCGTCAGCAATCGCAAGTATAGAGCAGAGAGAACGAATACATGATGGATATTGCCGTAAGATAGTGACACCAAGGTTTGATTGTGAAAATATAGCATGGTCGTTTGATAAGGATTAACAATGAAGCCCTTTATATTTTCTACCACCAAGTCGATAATTGGTGAAATAGGCGTTACAGCTAGAATTGCTGAACTATGCCATTCATTGAATATCACAAGACCACTCATCGTCACCGATAAAGGCATTGTTGATCTAGGCCTCATAGCGCCTATCGCCAATGCGTTTAATAATGCCCAAATGCAGTATTGGTGTTTTGATAAGGTTGTTGCCGATCCACCCGAAGCAATCGTAATTGAAACAGTAGACTATGCCAAACAAGCTAAAGTCGATGGTGTTATTGGCCTTGGCGGCGGTAGTTCACTCGATACGGCAAAGCTAGTTGCACTGCTCGCAAACTCAGAAGAAAGCATTGCTGATATCTACGGCGTCGACAATATTAAAGGCAAACGCTTACCCTTAATACTCATTCCAACCACCGCGGGAACAGGCTCAGAAGTCACGCCTATTTCCATTGTAACAACCGGTGAAACAACCAAAGCCGGCATTGTTTCAGCTGAACTATTACCCGACATTGCTTTACTGGATGCCAGTTTAACGGTCAGCCTACCGCCTCATATAACCGC is part of the Glaciecola nitratireducens FR1064 genome and encodes:
- a CDS encoding TonB-dependent receptor gives rise to the protein MSSPQNKRTNLGSHALLTTLALTMGQAYATETPQCDETDKECSQQAIELIKVHGVRYSVYNVKESGDLRRVADLVDTPQTITVLTKDQIEESGKTDLKEILAAQAGVTLGTGENGNAFGDRYIIRGHEARSDVFVDGLRDPGMTTRESFATQQVEITKGPSSTFAGRGSSGGAVNSITKKASTAYDFGRVDLSVGTDDHHRIVVDYNTPIATNLATRINLLSTEEDAPNRNGIGRSRQGALLSGLYDNTDDLRVYSDFYYLKAEDTPDLGSYLDSDTKTPVEDIPVYAQSNDFLDSEVFAFTLRTEYDINDNLKFFNATRYGETTNGYLSTGANGSVRADEDPFAPGGNTIVLSTHQGWQEVKYFATQFNLFWDVSTGSIDHKVLLGLEFTDEKVDNGFYDVSYNNETNCFTSGRRGVSAGYCLLDESGEVYPNASNIIGRSFEKGDSDALFSAKTIAAYVMDTATINEHWQVFFGLRQDTIDYSNDVVSRGDAIDYAYKDDFYNGHLGLVYSIFDDANIYATYSTATNINGGESDLGANCGYGGLCGDPDQAAMADPETVENIEFGTKWSVLDEKLFIAAAWFQLTKYDVMESVGDAYSTLGTLNTGKNRVDGIELAMNGNLTEQLSVQISAAKMRSEVLTSVDESNVGLELSNFAGDSFYMQLRYQLTDTFAFGGDFTYKGEMYGGQPDTAASYDATRNEYSIIVPNYSVVNLFANYTVSENTTVRVNIGNVADTEYWTAAYRSGAFMYLGDARSARATLTYEF
- a CDS encoding Fe2+-dependent dioxygenase, whose amino-acid sequence is MVLIEQLLSKKEVHEYRQTLDQVPWNDGKGTAMGMAASVKLNGQADANHPQVQDLTNKLLAKFGSTPKLISAALPHRIFPPCFNRYLEGETYGFHVDAAIMRIPNSNEVLRSDMSMTTFLSEADEYEGGELIIQTEFGEQKIKLNAGDAVLYPSSSLHKVTPVSSGIRVAAITWMQSLVPNAHMRETLYSLDQSIQGLLANPAVTREELDRLHHVYHNLIRQQSQV